The following proteins are co-located in the Methanomicrobiales archaeon genome:
- a CDS encoding methanogenesis marker 2 protein: MVDHCSIDSVAKAVREYVGVTRKHAIGQMIQSLRIDSPDVNVIASFGEDAAVIEHGSEALLLAADGIWSQLMEVDPVWAGYCSILVNIHDIAAMGGRPIAVVDVLSASDERIREMVTRGMLEASAQFGVPIVGGHLHPDTPYSVIDVAILGSARLDSIIYSSTARDGDRVIAAVDLGGRVHPSCALNWDSVTMKPPDQVRAQIGLLQRLGEEHLLTAGKDISNPGVLGTLGMLLEVSNKGAVIEIDAIPRPDLARHGITFEHWVRMYPGMGFVLTARDEHVEEVCRRFAGVGITARPIGRVDGSRNLTIRYRGRATSVFDLEKDGIMRLFTRAGAALP; this comes from the coding sequence CGAGAAAACACGCCATCGGCCAGATGATCCAGTCGCTGCGGATCGACTCCCCCGACGTCAACGTTATCGCCTCGTTCGGGGAGGACGCAGCCGTAATCGAGCATGGATCCGAAGCTCTCCTCCTCGCGGCCGACGGGATCTGGAGCCAGCTGATGGAGGTCGATCCCGTCTGGGCCGGCTACTGCTCCATTCTCGTGAACATCCACGACATCGCCGCCATGGGCGGCAGACCGATCGCGGTCGTGGACGTCCTCTCGGCATCCGACGAGCGGATCCGGGAGATGGTCACCCGCGGGATGCTGGAGGCCTCGGCTCAGTTCGGGGTCCCCATCGTTGGCGGGCATCTCCATCCCGATACCCCCTACAGCGTCATCGATGTGGCGATTCTGGGTTCGGCCCGGCTGGATTCGATCATCTACAGCAGCACCGCCCGGGACGGCGATCGGGTGATCGCCGCCGTCGACCTGGGGGGCAGGGTTCACCCCTCCTGTGCCCTGAACTGGGACTCCGTGACGATGAAGCCGCCCGACCAGGTGCGGGCGCAGATCGGGCTCCTCCAGAGGCTGGGGGAGGAGCACCTGCTGACGGCGGGCAAGGATATCAGCAACCCCGGCGTCCTCGGCACCCTGGGCATGCTGCTCGAGGTGAGCAACAAGGGCGCCGTGATCGAGATCGACGCGATCCCCCGCCCGGATCTCGCCAGGCACGGGATCACCTTCGAGCACTGGGTGCGCATGTACCCCGGCATGGGGTTCGTGCTCACCGCCCGGGACGAGCACGTGGAGGAGGTCTGCAGGCGGTTTGCCGGCGTCGGTATCACCGCCCGCCCCATCGGCAGGGTGGACGGGAGCAGAAACCTCACGATCCGGTACCGCGGACGGGCGACCTCCGTATTCGATCTGGAGAAGGATGGAATCATGCGGCTCTTCACCAGGGCGGGTGCTGCTCTGCCATGA
- the mtxX gene encoding methanogenesis marker protein Mmp4/MtxX → MIVGIGVLTEPEKVLSSVRSVLDRLDVVCYCPENFQAAEDVPLLRSENPEEELVLDLVEGRIHAAVRGTLPANATLRALKRACGVDHLSRVALLETAAGKRFLLAPVGVDEGWTVAGKLELIEKGKEIARRFGLTERVAVLAGGRYGDAGRHPAVDRSLADAELVARLAQAEPWEILIEDAIGECGLIIAPDGISGNLIFRTLTFLGGGKGHGAPVVNIDRIFVDTSRASPDYRNALLLAASLAKT, encoded by the coding sequence ATGATCGTGGGAATCGGCGTTCTCACCGAACCGGAGAAGGTTCTGTCCAGCGTGCGGTCCGTGCTGGACCGGCTGGACGTGGTCTGCTACTGCCCGGAGAATTTTCAGGCCGCCGAGGACGTTCCGCTGTTGCGGAGCGAGAACCCGGAAGAGGAACTCGTGCTGGATCTGGTCGAGGGGAGGATACACGCGGCTGTCCGCGGCACTCTGCCGGCAAACGCCACGCTGCGAGCGCTGAAACGTGCATGCGGGGTCGATCACCTCTCCCGCGTCGCCCTGCTGGAGACCGCGGCGGGAAAGCGGTTCCTGCTGGCGCCGGTCGGGGTGGACGAGGGGTGGACGGTCGCGGGCAAGCTCGAGCTGATCGAGAAGGGCAAGGAGATTGCGCGGAGGTTCGGGCTGACCGAGCGGGTCGCCGTGCTCGCCGGCGGGCGGTACGGGGATGCCGGGCGGCATCCCGCCGTCGATCGGAGCCTGGCGGACGCCGAACTTGTCGCCCGCCTGGCTCAGGCGGAACCCTGGGAGATCCTGATCGAAGATGCGATCGGGGAGTGCGGGCTGATCATCGCCCCCGACGGGATCAGCGGGAACCTCATCTTCCGCACCCTCACCTTCCTCGGCGGGGGGAAGGGGCACGGGGCGCCCGTGGTGAATATCGACAGAATTTTTGTCGATACCTCGCGCGCCTCGCCGGACTACAGGAATGCCCTATTGCTCGCAGCATCACTGGCCAAAACATAA
- a CDS encoding histone family protein, whose translation MADLPIAAVVRIAKKNGAERVGSDAASALVTKAEAYIANLTKEANRLAQHAGRKTIKEEDVELAAKSA comes from the coding sequence ATGGCAGATCTACCTATTGCAGCGGTTGTACGAATCGCGAAGAAGAACGGTGCTGAGAGGGTCGGGAGCGATGCCGCTTCCGCACTCGTGACGAAGGCCGAGGCGTACATCGCCAACCTGACGAAGGAGGCCAACCGTCTCGCCCAGCACGCTGGCCGAAAGACGATCAAGGAAGAGGATGTCGAGCTCGCGGCCAAGTCCGCGTAA
- the hisB gene encoding imidazoleglycerol-phosphate dehydratase HisB, with protein MRKGTVQRKTGETDIEVILDLDGGKTSVRTGLPFMDHMLTSMSRHGGFSLTVKAKGDLEVDSHHLVEDLGIALGTAIKQAVGDGRGIRRFAHALIPMDEALAQVAIDCSGRGYLVFRGEFGMPQVGGIPPDLFEHFFYSCCIHAGVTAHIAFSGSNDHHTCEAIFKAFGIALGEATAVLPGRSEIPSTKGVL; from the coding sequence ATGAGAAAGGGGACGGTACAGCGGAAGACGGGCGAGACCGATATCGAGGTGATCCTGGATCTGGACGGGGGCAAGACCTCGGTCAGGACGGGGCTGCCGTTCATGGATCACATGCTCACGTCGATGAGCCGCCACGGCGGATTCTCGCTCACGGTAAAGGCGAAGGGGGATCTGGAGGTGGACAGTCACCACCTGGTGGAGGATCTGGGGATCGCTCTGGGAACGGCGATCAAACAGGCGGTCGGCGACGGGAGAGGGATCCGGCGGTTCGCCCATGCCCTCATCCCCATGGACGAGGCGCTCGCCCAGGTGGCGATCGACTGCAGCGGGCGGGGCTACCTGGTCTTCCGCGGAGAGTTCGGGATGCCCCAGGTCGGGGGCATCCCGCCCGATCTCTTTGAGCACTTCTTCTACAGCTGCTGCATCCACGCGGGGGTGACGGCGCATATCGCCTTCAGCGGGAGCAACGACCACCACACCTGCGAGGCGATCTTCAAGGCGTTCGGGATCGCTCTCGGAGAGGCGACGGCGGTGCTGCCGGGGCGATCCGAGATCCCGAGCACCAAGGGCGTGCTCTGA
- the hisA gene encoding 1-(5-phosphoribosyl)-5-[(5-phosphoribosylamino)methylideneamino]imidazole-4-carboxamide isomerase, with the protein MPFTLFPAVDILGGRCVQLRQGERESQRNYGEPLRCAHRWLNEGAEALHVVNLDGAFGESRANAELIRLLVQETDVTIQLGGGIRSVADAAAWLELGVSRVILGTLAVREPECIQALAAEFGPERVMAGVDVRGGQIVVNGWREPAGDYLVWANRFEELGAGSLLFTNVDVEGLEEGIQLPPLVALLESTALPVVAAGGISSTDDVRALRDLGASGAVLGSALYSGKISLKDALEAAG; encoded by the coding sequence ATGCCATTCACTCTCTTTCCGGCGGTGGATATCCTCGGGGGGCGGTGCGTCCAGCTTCGCCAGGGGGAGCGCGAGAGCCAGAGGAACTACGGAGAACCGCTCCGCTGCGCCCACAGGTGGCTGAACGAAGGTGCGGAGGCCCTGCACGTGGTCAACCTGGACGGTGCGTTCGGAGAGTCGCGGGCCAATGCCGAGCTGATCCGCCTGCTGGTCCAGGAGACGGATGTCACTATCCAGCTGGGCGGCGGGATCCGCTCGGTTGCCGATGCGGCGGCATGGCTGGAGCTCGGGGTTTCAAGGGTGATCCTGGGAACGCTGGCGGTGCGGGAGCCCGAGTGCATCCAGGCTCTCGCCGCCGAGTTCGGTCCCGAGCGGGTGATGGCCGGTGTCGACGTTCGCGGCGGGCAGATCGTGGTGAACGGCTGGAGGGAGCCGGCGGGGGACTACCTCGTCTGGGCGAACCGTTTCGAGGAGCTGGGAGCCGGATCCCTCCTCTTCACCAACGTGGACGTCGAGGGGCTGGAGGAGGGGATCCAGCTGCCGCCGCTCGTCGCCCTCCTGGAGTCCACGGCGCTGCCCGTGGTTGCCGCCGGCGGCATCTCCAGCACCGACGATGTGCGGGCGCTGCGGGACCTGGGGGCGAGCGGCGCCGTGCTGGGCTCCGCCCTGTACAGCGGGAAGATCTCGTTGAAGGATGCATTGGAGGCTGCCGGATGA
- the hisG gene encoding ATP phosphoribosyltransferase codes for MNSRPSDRVRLAIPNKGRIAEPTRTLIEHSGLHVVEGSERRLIARTRDSRVEILFARPIDIPGYVATGVADMGITGHDMVVERQAAVEEILDLQFGRADVVLAVPDESGVARVEQLNGARIATEFPVITEGFFKQHGLSVSIVPVGGACEAAPQLGIADAIVDLTSSGSTLRMNRLHVLAEILSTSTRLIANPVSLAEKEERVGEICLALESVIRARGQRYVMMNVRRDDLPGVEAVLPSLSGPTVMEVAASENLVAVHAVVGEERIYSLINQLKRAGARDILVMPIERMVR; via the coding sequence GTGAACTCAAGACCTTCTGATCGGGTGCGGCTGGCAATCCCCAACAAAGGGAGGATCGCCGAGCCGACGCGAACCCTGATCGAGCACAGCGGGCTTCACGTGGTGGAGGGGAGCGAACGGCGGCTGATCGCCCGCACGCGTGACTCGCGGGTGGAGATCCTCTTCGCGCGTCCCATCGACATCCCCGGCTACGTCGCCACCGGTGTTGCGGACATGGGGATCACCGGTCACGACATGGTGGTCGAGCGGCAGGCGGCGGTCGAGGAGATCCTGGATCTCCAGTTCGGCAGGGCGGATGTCGTGCTGGCGGTGCCGGACGAGTCCGGGGTCGCCAGGGTGGAGCAGCTGAACGGCGCCCGGATCGCGACCGAGTTCCCCGTCATCACCGAGGGTTTCTTCAAACAGCACGGGCTATCGGTCAGCATCGTCCCGGTCGGGGGGGCCTGCGAGGCGGCGCCCCAGCTCGGGATCGCGGACGCGATCGTGGATCTGACCAGTTCAGGGAGCACCCTCCGCATGAACCGCCTCCACGTCCTGGCAGAGATCCTCTCCACCAGCACACGCCTGATCGCAAACCCCGTCTCCCTCGCGGAGAAGGAGGAGAGGGTGGGCGAGATCTGCCTGGCGCTGGAGAGTGTCATCCGCGCCCGCGGGCAGCGCTACGTGATGATGAACGTCCGCAGGGACGATCTTCCCGGGGTGGAGGCGGTGCTGCCGAGTCTCTCCGGGCCGACCGTGATGGAAGTGGCGGCGAGCGAGAACCTGGTCGCCGTCCATGCGGTGGTGGGCGAGGAGCGGATCTACAGCCTGATCAACCAGCTCAAGCGTGCGGGGGCCAGGGACATCCTGGTGATGCCCATCGAACGCATGGTGCGCTGA
- a CDS encoding methionine adenosyltransferase translates to MERNIRVESIDQTPLEKRRIELVERKGIGHPDSIADGVAESVSRALSKAYIQECGGVLHHNTDQGEVIGGETIPAFGGGKVIRPIFVLVIGRATKSFNGVDIPTDAIALRAARDYLRTTLTNLDLESDVIVDVRMGVGSTDLREVFRTCGGQVPRANDTSFGVGHAPFSETELIVKNVSDYVDDYLRPRYPIYGHDMKFMGLRDGDTITLTVACAMVDRFCSDIKEYIEMRDLLQEQIESVARKYTDRRVIVQVNTADNLNEKSIFLTVTGTSAEMGDDGSVGRGNRCNGLITPNRPMSMEAVSGKNPINHIGKIYNLLATDVASRCVQRVDGIEEIYVRFLSQIGNPIDHPLTASIQVLPKAGADIRTMNHEIEGIVDDALENITRITEKVIRGELKTF, encoded by the coding sequence ATGGAGAGAAACATCCGCGTAGAGTCGATCGACCAGACACCACTGGAGAAGCGCAGGATCGAACTGGTGGAACGGAAAGGCATCGGTCACCCCGACAGCATCGCCGATGGTGTTGCGGAGTCGGTCAGCCGGGCGCTGAGCAAGGCGTACATCCAGGAGTGCGGCGGCGTTCTGCATCACAACACGGATCAGGGGGAGGTGATCGGCGGCGAGACCATCCCCGCATTCGGCGGGGGCAAGGTGATCCGCCCGATCTTCGTGCTCGTCATCGGTCGGGCGACGAAGTCGTTCAACGGCGTGGACATCCCCACGGACGCCATCGCCCTCCGTGCAGCCCGCGACTATCTCCGCACCACCCTCACCAACCTCGATCTGGAGAGCGACGTGATCGTCGACGTCCGCATGGGGGTGGGCTCGACCGACCTCCGCGAGGTCTTCCGAACCTGCGGTGGGCAGGTCCCCCGCGCGAACGACACCTCCTTCGGGGTGGGGCATGCCCCGTTCAGCGAGACCGAGCTGATCGTGAAGAACGTCTCGGACTACGTCGACGACTACCTGCGCCCGCGGTATCCGATCTACGGGCACGATATGAAGTTCATGGGGCTGCGGGACGGAGACACCATCACCCTGACGGTGGCATGCGCCATGGTGGACCGTTTCTGCTCCGACATCAAAGAGTACATCGAGATGCGGGATCTCCTGCAGGAGCAGATCGAGAGCGTGGCCCGCAAGTACACGGACAGGCGGGTGATCGTGCAGGTGAACACGGCTGACAACCTCAACGAGAAGAGCATCTTCCTGACGGTCACCGGGACCTCCGCGGAGATGGGGGACGACGGCTCCGTCGGGCGGGGAAACCGCTGTAATGGTCTCATCACCCCCAACCGCCCGATGAGCATGGAGGCGGTCAGCGGCAAGAACCCGATCAACCACATCGGGAAGATCTACAACCTGCTCGCGACGGACGTGGCCTCGCGGTGCGTGCAGCGCGTGGACGGGATCGAGGAGATCTACGTTCGGTTCCTCTCCCAGATCGGGAATCCCATCGACCATCCCCTGACGGCGAGCATCCAGGTGCTCCCGAAGGCGGGCGCGGATATCCGGACCATGAACCACGAGATCGAGGGCATCGTGGACGATGCCCTCGAGAACATCACCAGAATCACGGAGAAGGTAATCAGAGGTGAACTCAAGACCTTCTGA
- the trpE gene encoding anthranilate synthase component I, which produces MEKTGDDGEIRLNLGAEEYLAAVEHQAKPLVIPLCLEVPLPDVSPIDACTRLRQDRGYLLESMEGSAKIARYSFLGLNPELVVTIDGSVHLSGNEPFVSIAEAPEGETPIDQVRSILQRFTYINLKAPRFFGGLVGYFAYDLVYDLYGRMLPRGGDGDGSPTAQFMLTRDCVVFDHRDRRLFIFSSPLLTYDTDFLGEYEACRSKILSIYGEFAAMGGSVERSGQRPRGSGGPLRCSSNLSRAEFGRIVDRVKEHIRAGDIFQCVVSRRMECDLGADPFAVYRTLRTLNPSPYMYYLDFGDLKVIGSSPEMLVRVEKRRVTTVPIAGTRPRGGSEEEDRRLAGDLLSDEKERAEHTMLVDLARNDLGRVCRFGSVQVEEFMGIEKFSHVQHIVSTVHGTLRDNLDAIDALKSCFPAGTVSGAPKVRAMQIIDEVEPGRRGLYAGAVGYMGFDRNLEFAIAIRTILACQGRARIQVGAGIVADSVPENEWRETENKAQGMLDAIQMAGGSA; this is translated from the coding sequence GTGGAAAAGACTGGAGATGACGGGGAGATCAGGCTGAATCTGGGAGCGGAGGAGTATCTCGCAGCCGTCGAGCACCAGGCGAAGCCGCTGGTGATACCCCTCTGCCTGGAGGTGCCTCTTCCCGATGTGTCCCCCATCGACGCCTGTACCCGCCTCCGGCAGGACCGGGGATACCTCCTGGAGTCCATGGAAGGCAGCGCAAAGATTGCCCGCTACTCCTTCCTGGGATTGAACCCGGAGCTCGTCGTGACGATCGACGGCTCGGTGCACCTCTCCGGAAACGAACCTTTTGTATCCATCGCGGAAGCGCCCGAGGGGGAGACCCCCATCGATCAGGTGCGGTCGATCCTCCAGCGGTTCACCTACATCAATCTCAAGGCGCCGCGGTTCTTTGGCGGTCTGGTGGGGTACTTCGCCTACGATCTCGTATACGACCTCTACGGGCGCATGCTGCCGCGAGGCGGGGACGGGGACGGTTCGCCGACCGCTCAGTTCATGCTGACGCGGGACTGCGTGGTCTTCGACCACAGGGACAGGAGGCTGTTCATATTCAGCAGCCCGCTCCTGACCTACGACACCGACTTCCTGGGAGAGTACGAGGCGTGCAGGTCGAAGATCCTCTCCATCTACGGGGAGTTCGCGGCGATGGGCGGGAGCGTGGAGCGTTCCGGGCAGCGGCCCCGCGGGAGCGGCGGTCCCCTGCGGTGTTCGTCGAACCTGTCCCGGGCGGAGTTCGGACGGATCGTCGACCGAGTGAAGGAGCATATCCGCGCCGGCGACATCTTCCAGTGCGTCGTCTCGCGGCGGATGGAGTGCGATCTGGGGGCAGATCCATTCGCCGTCTACCGCACGCTGCGCACGCTGAATCCGAGCCCCTACATGTATTACCTCGACTTCGGCGACCTGAAGGTGATCGGATCGAGCCCCGAGATGCTCGTTCGGGTGGAGAAGCGGAGGGTGACGACCGTCCCCATCGCCGGCACGCGCCCGCGGGGCGGCAGCGAGGAGGAGGACCGGCGGCTCGCCGGGGACCTGCTGTCCGACGAGAAGGAGCGGGCGGAGCACACGATGCTCGTGGATCTGGCCAGGAACGACCTCGGGAGGGTCTGCAGGTTCGGATCCGTGCAGGTCGAGGAGTTCATGGGCATCGAGAAGTTCTCCCACGTCCAGCACATCGTCTCCACGGTCCACGGCACCCTGCGGGACAATCTCGACGCCATCGATGCTCTGAAGTCCTGTTTCCCTGCAGGAACGGTCTCCGGCGCGCCGAAGGTCCGCGCCATGCAGATCATCGATGAGGTGGAGCCGGGGCGGCGGGGGCTGTATGCCGGTGCCGTCGGCTACATGGGGTTCGATCGGAACCTGGAGTTCGCCATCGCGATCCGCACGATCCTGGCCTGTCAGGGGAGAGCCCGGATCCAGGTCGGCGCGGGGATCGTGGCCGATTCCGTTCCCGAGAACGAGTGGCGCGAGACGGAGAACAAGGCACAGGGGATGCTGGACGCGATCCAGATGGCGGGGGGATCCGCGTGA
- a CDS encoding aminodeoxychorismate/anthranilate synthase component II: MRVLIVDCYDSFTFNLYQQVGTLGARPIVIPNDTPFEQVEKIACDRIILSPGPGRPEDAGVCLDILDRLSRTIPTLGVCLGHQAIYHAFGGEVTRASRLMHGKTSRIHHDGRGIFSGVKNPFVATRYHSLAAEREGMPDSLRVTAVSPDDGCVMGVRHRRYPIEGIQFHPESILSEEGDALVRNFLTGEGRP; this comes from the coding sequence GTGAGGGTGCTCATCGTCGACTGCTACGACAGCTTCACCTTCAACCTCTACCAGCAGGTCGGTACGCTCGGAGCCCGCCCCATCGTGATCCCGAACGATACGCCCTTCGAGCAGGTGGAGAAGATCGCGTGCGACAGAATCATCCTCTCACCGGGCCCCGGCCGTCCCGAGGATGCCGGAGTCTGCCTGGACATTCTCGATCGCCTGAGCCGCACCATTCCCACGCTGGGGGTCTGCCTGGGCCACCAGGCGATCTACCATGCCTTCGGGGGAGAGGTGACGAGGGCGTCCCGCCTCATGCACGGCAAGACCAGCAGGATCCACCACGACGGACGCGGCATCTTCTCGGGGGTGAAGAACCCCTTCGTCGCCACGCGATACCACTCCCTCGCAGCAGAGCGGGAGGGGATGCCCGATTCGCTGCGGGTGACCGCCGTCAGCCCGGACGACGGCTGCGTGATGGGCGTGCGCCACCGCCGCTATCCCATCGAGGGGATCCAGTTCCATCCGGAGAGCATCCTGTCGGAGGAAGGAGACGCGCTCGTGCGGAACTTCCTCACCGGAGAGGGAAGGCCATGA
- the trpD gene encoding anthranilate phosphoribosyltransferase: MTLAPVISRLVAGNHLSESEAEGAMRSVMRGETSPAELASLLTALQMKGETSREIAAFARVLREHAVRIRPKVSGMLVDTCGTGGDHSHTFNISTTAAFVAAGGGVPIVKHGNRSISSRCGSADVLEALGIRIDLPPRQMEAIVEAIRIGFLFAPDYHPAMRHAAPVRREIGIRTVFNLLGPLINPAGAEAQLLGVYRPDLVHRMAVVLRRLGVQRAMVVHGGGLDEITTEGGTTVSELDHGAIRDYSLHCGRYGLREAKVEDIRGGGAAENARILLEVLEGERGAARDIVLANAGAAIYVGGVERDLGCGIRSAQASIDSGAALAKLHHLIDRTREAA; encoded by the coding sequence ATGACGCTTGCCCCCGTCATCTCCCGCCTCGTCGCGGGGAACCACCTCTCGGAGAGCGAGGCGGAAGGGGCGATGCGCTCCGTGATGCGGGGGGAGACGTCGCCTGCCGAGCTCGCGAGCCTTCTGACCGCCCTCCAGATGAAGGGAGAGACGAGCCGGGAGATTGCAGCCTTCGCGCGGGTCCTCCGGGAGCACGCGGTGCGGATCCGACCGAAGGTGAGCGGCATGCTCGTGGATACCTGCGGCACCGGCGGGGATCACTCCCATACCTTCAACATCAGCACCACCGCCGCTTTTGTTGCCGCCGGAGGCGGCGTCCCCATCGTGAAGCACGGCAACCGCAGCATCAGCAGCCGCTGCGGATCGGCGGACGTGCTGGAGGCGCTGGGGATCCGCATCGATCTCCCTCCCCGGCAGATGGAGGCGATCGTCGAAGCCATCCGCATCGGGTTCCTGTTCGCGCCCGATTACCACCCGGCGATGCGCCACGCCGCCCCGGTGCGGCGGGAGATCGGCATCCGCACGGTCTTCAACCTGCTGGGGCCGCTGATCAACCCTGCGGGGGCGGAGGCGCAGCTGCTCGGCGTATACCGTCCGGACCTGGTCCACAGGATGGCCGTCGTCCTGCGCCGCCTCGGGGTGCAGAGGGCCATGGTCGTCCACGGCGGCGGGCTGGACGAGATCACGACGGAGGGGGGGACGACGGTATCGGAGCTCGACCACGGGGCGATACGCGACTACTCCCTCCACTGCGGGCGGTACGGTCTCCGGGAGGCGAAGGTCGAGGATATCCGGGGCGGCGGAGCCGCGGAGAACGCCCGTATCCTGCTCGAGGTGCTGGAGGGGGAGCGTGGGGCGGCGCGGGACATCGTGCTCGCCAACGCCGGTGCGGCGATTTACGTGGGCGGGGTGGAGAGGGACCTCGGGTGCGGCATCCGTTCGGCGCAGGCATCGATAGACTCCGGTGCAGCCCTGGCCAAACTGCACCACCTGATCGACAGGACCCGGGAGGCTGCATGA